A single Chryseobacterium sp. DNA region contains:
- a CDS encoding M1 family metallopeptidase, whose amino-acid sequence MKKAILSIAILGILFSANVSAQTDTSGREKVYRATHTKVTELKHTKLKVKFDYQKEQMNGEEWVTASPYFYPSNELILDAKGMLIHEVALDNNGKKSPLQYEYKDETLKIKLDKTYQKNQDYTVYIKYTARPNEVKQKGSMAINDAKGLYFINPQGTEPNMPTQIWTQGETESSSAWFPTIDKPNQKTTQEIYMTVPDQYVTLSNGILKDSQKESNGLRTDHWVMDKRHATYLFFMGVGGYAIVKDKWKNIPVDYYIEKEYEPYAKQIYGNTPEMIDFFSKKMNYDYPWAKYAQISGRNYVSGAMENTTATLHGSDILQKPGQLIDENKWEDTIAHELFHHWFGDLVTAESWSNLTVNESFANYSEYLWNEYKYGKDQADYHQMTDVNMYIHNPSDFKKNLVRFNYDSREDVFDLVTYQKGGGILHMLRNYLGDEAFFAGMNDYLKTNEYQNAEAHQLRLSFEKVSGKDLNWFFNQWYFGSGNPKINYSSTFEPVKKQIAVTINQTQDQMFEFPLAIDVYDNGKPKRYNVWVNAEAKNTFSFDVSKTPDLININADGVLLAEITETKTPEQNLLQFTNSKEFKSRYKALAGIKDQVGKSPAATKLLAAALKDPFFRVRIKALELMDLTSPEQMKALGAEVEKLASNDPKTLVQAAAIGALAKTKDKKYLPLFEKGVNAVSNAVKGNALSAVLTIDPSRADALAGKIDLDGASDELLALFLPVVVKNKISSQMEYIAPLAAFYPFVKFQNPELGKTAEDGYNWIMSTDNLKAVESITKMLGYAKNQMGDNPQAKMMIVQMLKDGLSKKMDLLKQNPQNAASINKQIDALNKAIENYK is encoded by the coding sequence ATGAAAAAGGCCATTTTATCCATTGCAATACTTGGAATTTTATTTTCTGCCAATGTATCGGCACAAACTGATACTTCGGGAAGAGAAAAGGTATACAGAGCCACTCATACCAAAGTAACGGAGCTTAAACACACCAAGCTGAAAGTGAAGTTTGATTATCAGAAAGAACAGATGAACGGAGAGGAATGGGTTACAGCTTCGCCTTATTTTTATCCTTCCAATGAGTTGATATTGGATGCTAAAGGAATGCTGATCCACGAGGTAGCTCTTGATAATAACGGGAAAAAATCCCCTTTGCAATATGAATATAAAGATGAAACCTTAAAGATCAAACTGGATAAAACGTATCAGAAAAACCAGGATTATACCGTATACATCAAATACACGGCCCGCCCGAATGAGGTGAAACAAAAAGGAAGTATGGCGATCAATGACGCCAAAGGGCTTTACTTCATCAATCCGCAGGGCACAGAACCCAATATGCCGACACAGATCTGGACACAGGGAGAAACCGAATCCTCTTCAGCATGGTTTCCAACAATAGATAAGCCCAATCAAAAGACCACGCAGGAAATTTATATGACCGTTCCTGATCAATATGTAACACTCTCCAATGGGATCCTGAAAGATTCACAGAAAGAATCAAACGGCCTCAGAACAGATCACTGGGTGATGGATAAGAGGCATGCTACCTATCTTTTCTTTATGGGAGTAGGAGGATATGCTATTGTGAAAGACAAATGGAAAAATATTCCGGTAGATTATTATATCGAAAAAGAATATGAACCGTACGCAAAACAGATCTATGGCAATACCCCGGAAATGATCGATTTTTTCTCCAAAAAAATGAATTATGACTATCCATGGGCAAAATATGCACAGATCTCAGGAAGAAATTATGTGAGCGGTGCCATGGAAAATACAACAGCAACACTACATGGAAGTGATATTCTTCAAAAGCCAGGACAGCTGATTGATGAAAATAAATGGGAAGATACCATTGCCCACGAGCTTTTCCACCACTGGTTTGGAGATCTTGTTACCGCAGAAAGCTGGAGCAATCTTACAGTAAACGAATCTTTTGCCAATTATTCAGAATATCTTTGGAATGAATACAAGTATGGAAAAGACCAGGCAGACTACCATCAAATGACGGATGTGAACATGTACATCCATAATCCTTCCGATTTTAAGAAAAACCTGGTGAGATTCAATTATGATTCCCGTGAAGATGTTTTTGATTTGGTGACCTACCAGAAAGGAGGAGGAATTCTTCATATGCTAAGGAATTACCTTGGTGATGAGGCTTTCTTTGCCGGCATGAATGATTATCTGAAAACCAATGAATACCAGAATGCGGAAGCCCACCAGCTAAGGCTCTCTTTTGAAAAAGTTTCAGGGAAAGACCTGAACTGGTTTTTCAACCAGTGGTATTTTGGAAGCGGAAATCCGAAGATTAACTATTCATCTACTTTTGAACCGGTAAAAAAACAGATCGCGGTAACCATCAACCAGACTCAGGATCAGATGTTTGAATTTCCATTAGCTATTGATGTCTATGATAACGGAAAGCCAAAACGATATAACGTATGGGTCAATGCAGAAGCCAAAAATACATTCAGTTTTGATGTTTCCAAAACACCTGATCTGATCAATATCAATGCAGATGGAGTGTTGCTTGCAGAAATTACAGAGACTAAAACACCGGAGCAGAATCTGTTGCAGTTTACGAATTCAAAAGAATTCAAAAGCAGATATAAAGCATTGGCAGGGATTAAAGATCAGGTAGGAAAAAGCCCGGCTGCCACAAAATTATTGGCGGCCGCATTAAAAGATCCGTTCTTTAGAGTCAGAATTAAGGCATTGGAACTGATGGACCTTACCAGCCCGGAACAGATGAAAGCATTAGGGGCAGAGGTGGAAAAGCTGGCTTCAAACGATCCTAAAACACTGGTTCAGGCTGCAGCGATCGGAGCTTTGGCCAAGACAAAGGATAAGAAATACCTTCCTTTATTTGAAAAAGGAGTCAATGCAGTCTCTAATGCCGTTAAAGGAAACGCTCTAAGCGCGGTTCTTACGATCGATCCGTCGAGAGCGGACGCTTTGGCAGGAAAGATTGATCTGGATGGAGCTTCAGATGAGCTGTTAGCGCTTTTCCTTCCGGTTGTTGTTAAAAATAAGATAAGCTCTCAAATGGAGTATATTGCTCCTCTTGCAGCGTTTTATCCATTTGTTAAATTCCAGAATCCGGAGCTGGGCAAAACAGCAGAAGATGGATATAATTGGATCATGAGCACTGATAACCTAAAGGCAGTTGAAAGTATTACAAAAATGCTTGGCTATGCAAAAAATCAGATGGGAGATAATCCGCAAGCTAAAATGATGATTGTCCAGATGCTGAAAGACGGATTGAGCAAAAAAATGGATCTGCTGAAGCAAAACCCACAAAATGCAGCAAGCATTAATAAACAGATCGATGCTTTGAATAAGGCCATTGAAAATTATAAGTAA
- a CDS encoding serine hydrolase: MIRKVCFLLAVSISTTAFSQNRVREKLGDYLDSLYVHHNVMGSFAFTDGKNPSFLKVTGFADAAKQQKANMNTQYRIGSVSKMFTAVLIMKAVEEKKLSLNSKLSQFYPQIEKASTITIENLLQHRSGIHNLTNEKEYWTYNTTPQTENSLVAIIQQYKSDFVPGIRYEYSNSNYILLSFILEKIYHKSYADLIQQKIAGPLQLALTKVGGKIDPARNQALSYQYSNGSCQPWQETDMSVPMGAGNLISTPTELLKFITALESGKLVSKNSLVQMKGFIDNYGYGIVKVPFGEHSGYGHNGGIDQFRSVLYYFPGLKVAVSSITNQSDYDNNEISIKMIETALGKDFTMPDFKKISVAVDILKHYEGLYKTSSFPLAIKIFIEDGKLKGQADGQDAFPLEAVSENEFKFQAAGIKLKFNAEKQSMDFSQGAEHLIFKKQ, encoded by the coding sequence ATGATCAGGAAGGTTTGTTTTCTTTTAGCTGTAAGCATTTCAACCACTGCTTTCTCTCAAAATAGGGTAAGAGAAAAGCTGGGGGATTACCTGGACTCCCTATATGTACATCACAATGTAATGGGAAGCTTTGCTTTTACAGACGGTAAAAATCCTTCTTTTTTGAAAGTTACCGGATTTGCAGATGCAGCAAAACAGCAGAAAGCCAATATGAATACCCAATATCGCATAGGGTCTGTTTCCAAGATGTTCACTGCTGTTTTGATCATGAAAGCCGTTGAAGAAAAAAAACTTTCACTCAATAGCAAGCTGTCTCAGTTTTATCCACAGATAGAAAAGGCCAGTACCATAACGATTGAAAATCTCCTGCAGCACAGAAGCGGTATTCATAACCTTACGAATGAAAAAGAATACTGGACGTATAATACAACTCCTCAAACTGAAAATTCACTGGTTGCCATTATCCAGCAATATAAAAGTGATTTTGTACCGGGAATACGATATGAATACAGCAATTCAAACTATATTCTGCTTAGCTTCATTTTAGAAAAGATCTATCATAAAAGCTATGCTGATCTTATTCAGCAAAAAATTGCCGGCCCATTACAGCTGGCACTCACCAAAGTGGGAGGGAAAATTGATCCCGCCCGGAACCAGGCACTTTCTTACCAGTATTCCAACGGAAGCTGCCAGCCTTGGCAGGAAACAGATATGAGTGTCCCTATGGGAGCCGGAAATCTTATTTCCACGCCAACGGAACTTCTGAAATTTATCACTGCCTTGGAGAGTGGGAAACTTGTCAGTAAAAACAGCCTTGTACAAATGAAGGGCTTTATCGACAATTATGGATACGGCATTGTAAAAGTTCCGTTTGGAGAACATTCGGGGTATGGGCATAATGGAGGGATAGACCAGTTCAGGTCTGTATTGTATTATTTCCCCGGTCTGAAAGTGGCTGTCAGCAGTATCACCAATCAGTCAGATTATGATAATAACGAAATCTCTATTAAAATGATAGAGACGGCATTGGGAAAGGATTTTACTATGCCGGACTTTAAGAAAATTTCGGTGGCGGTAGATATCCTGAAACACTATGAAGGGCTGTACAAAACCAGCAGCTTCCCATTAGCCATAAAAATTTTTATAGAGGACGGAAAACTGAAAGGACAGGCAGACGGCCAGGATGCTTTTCCACTGGAGGCTGTTTCTGAAAATGAATTTAAGTTTCAGGCAGCCGGAATTAAATTGAAATTCAATGCTGAAAAACAAAGCATGGATTTTTCTCAGGGAGCTGAACATTTAATCTTTAAGAAACAATAA
- a CDS encoding thymidylate synthase → MQNYLDLLQHILDNGTDKTDRTGTGTRSVFGYQLRFDLSKGFPLVTTKKVHLKSIIYELLWFLKGDTNIKYLNDHGVSIWDEWADENGDLGPVYGAQWRSWNGADGKIVDQITEVIDQIKKNPDSRRLIVSAWNVAEIPTMALAPCHALFQFYVADGKLSLQLYQRSADVFLGVPFNIASYALLLMMVAQVCDLEVGDYVHSFGDVHIYNNHFEQVHKQLSREPRPLPTMKLNPEIKDIFDFSFEDFILENYDPHPGIKAPVAI, encoded by the coding sequence ATGCAAAACTACCTAGATCTTTTACAACATATTTTAGATAACGGAACCGATAAAACCGATAGAACCGGTACCGGGACGAGAAGCGTATTCGGGTATCAGCTGAGATTTGATCTGTCTAAAGGTTTTCCTTTGGTGACTACTAAAAAGGTGCATTTGAAATCAATTATTTACGAACTGCTCTGGTTTCTGAAAGGAGATACCAATATTAAATACCTTAACGATCATGGAGTGAGCATCTGGGACGAATGGGCAGATGAAAATGGTGATTTGGGACCGGTATACGGAGCCCAATGGAGAAGCTGGAATGGCGCAGATGGTAAAATTGTGGACCAGATCACAGAAGTAATTGATCAGATTAAGAAAAACCCGGATTCCAGAAGACTGATTGTGTCTGCCTGGAATGTAGCCGAAATTCCTACCATGGCCTTAGCTCCCTGCCATGCATTGTTCCAGTTTTATGTAGCAGACGGTAAACTTTCCTTGCAGCTTTATCAGAGAAGCGCGGATGTTTTCCTTGGAGTGCCGTTCAATATTGCAAGCTATGCCCTGTTATTAATGATGGTAGCGCAGGTTTGTGATCTGGAAGTAGGAGATTATGTTCACAGTTTTGGAGATGTTCATATTTATAACAATCATTTTGAACAGGTACATAAGCAGCTTTCAAGAGAGCCAAGACCGCTTCCCACAATGAAGCTGAATCCGGAAATCAAAGACATTTTCGATTTCAGTTTTGAAGATTTTATATTAGAAAATTATGATCCGCATCCCGGAATCAAAGCTCCCGTAGCCATATAA